In Coffea eugenioides isolate CCC68of chromosome 4, Ceug_1.0, whole genome shotgun sequence, the genomic stretch CACTTATCGAAACTACAATGCTAAATAATATaacatattttaaaaaaatcctcACTATAAAAAATATAcattattcattcattttaaaacCATAATTAACCAAATAATTAACAAATAGTAATTTTTTCCATCGAAATTTATCCCTTGTCATCTATgaacaaattttgttttccaaaattttcctcaTTTGTGTCTTTTTTTAAAGTAATAACTTAATTTATTTCCTCAAAAAAGAGAGGCCATGGAGGGGGGCATTGACCTTACCTCGCAACAGTACAGCTGACCTAGCATTTTCTAAGGGAAGGGAGACTGATTCTATCCAGTCTAAACGCCCCTCGGGCTTTAGCAGGGAGATTTGCAAACTGATGGTAGACTCTGTCACACACGTCGTCGCAACCAACATTTGATAAACAACCAGCCACTTGATTACCTTCTCTGAAGCAATGGAAAATGCTGGTGAAAAAGGATGAAAGATGAAAGAGACTTCGAAATTCTGAATCAATACCCCAGGGGCAACGACCAACACCAATGAGTCCACTTCAGCTTGCACTCTCACATATCTGTGGGAAATACACAAGTTAACCCCAAAGAGAAGGGTCTGCGCCTCAGCTTGGATGCTAGTACAACTGCCGAAGAATGTGGAGAAAGCGAGCAAGAGCTTTCCCTCATCATCACGCAGGACTCCCCCACCCCCTGCCCTTCCAGGGTTGCCTCTTGAGCATCCATTCGTGTTTAGTTTAAACCCCCCATTGGCGGCCTCAACCATTTCACCAATCGGACCGACGCCTGCTGACGAGCAGAGGCGAGAGAAGCATAAAAGTCAGACCATGTCGTAAGGACTGAGGACCACCCTGGGAACCACAGAATGAAGAGACTCTGCACCTCGTCAAAGGCAAAACCAGAGATAGCCCTAGGGCAGTAAACTTTCCCGTTGAAGAGAACTTTGTTCCTAACCTTCCAAATATTCCAGTAAATCAAAGGAGGGATAATCAGGTGAACAAATTGCAGAAAAAAATACATTTGAGTTGGAACAAAACCACCAACTAGCCATGTTTCCCCGTACCGAAGCACACGGGCTCCAAACCCCTACAACAGAACTAAAGAATTTTCATACCGCTATAGCCAACTCGCCCCCACAACATGTATGGCCTAGAGTTTTAGCTTCTCCCTCGGTGCAACAAAAACACTTCGAAGGACCAGCGACAGCAAATTTACATACCGTAGAATCTAAAGGCAACCGGTCCCTCAGCAGCCGAAGCAGGAAGAAGGAGATTTTTCAGCGGGAGTTTGGGCTGCCAAACCCTGGAGAAGATAAATGATCGCAGCGAACGAGCCCGCACTAAATCAAATGTTGTGCTCAACGTGAAGACTCCAGATTGTGCGGGTGCCCAGACCATCAAATCATCCACTCCCGCTTCAATTTTAGGAAGAGCGAATCAACTGATCTCAGATAATATGTCACTCGCCACCCATCCCGCCAACAACTAAAAATTCCATCTGCCCTCTATGAAAAAATCTAAGACCCTGTGATCCGAAACATTGCCTAACCGCACCGACAAAGGCCCTGACCCTAACCAgttatcaaaccagaaattcgAACTCTCCGAACGAACCACAAAGGTGATGTGTTGCTCAGTCAATTCCCGTACCTGAAAAATCCTACGCCACGGGGCTGAAGCCCCCACTGACGCACCCACCATACTTGGATGAGCATTGGAAACGTAGTTAGCCATCATGAAATTAGCTCAGAGAGATGAGTTCTGTCGAAACCGCCACCACAATTTCACCGAGAAAGCTTTCACCACATCTATCATAGAGCGAAAGCCTACCCCACCTTCCTGATTAGCAGCACAAAGCTCCTTCCAAGAAATCCAATGGTGCTTGGGTTCACCCCCAACAGTGCCCCAAAGAAAATTAGCAAAAAACCTCTCTACTGTAGTCAAGATGGACTTCGGGGATGCCATTGCCGCCATTAAGTGAAGAGAGATAGAGTACAGCGCATGCTTTATAAGAACAATCCGTCCACCTGGAGACAGTAATCGATTCTTCCAAAAAATGATTTTAGAATACACCTTGTTGACCAAATCCTCGAAGTAGGTCTTCTTCTGCCGCCCCACGAACAGCGGGGACCCAAGGTAGCATACAGGAAACTTCTTCTGAGGGAAGCCCGTGATGCGCTGAATTACAAACCTCCGGCTCCGGGCCATTGTCGAGTGAACCATGAAACCGCTCTTTGAAGCATTTATCCTTTGACCTGAGACACCCTCGTACCTAGCCAGCGTCTCCATTGACAACTTTAACGAGAACGCCACTGCACTAGAAAAGATATGGATGTCATATGCAAATCCCAAATGGGTAATGGGAGGACAAGCCCTAGGAACTTTGAAGCCACCAAATCCAGGATGCAAGTGAAGTTGGTTTAACAGGCGAGACAGGACCTCCGCGCCCAAAATAAACAAGGAAGAGGATAGTGGATCCCCTTGTCGGAGCCCCCGCGAAATCGAGAAAAAGCCACGTGGCACCCCATTAATAAGAATCGAAAACCAAGGGTTGGAAACCAGCTGCCAAACCATGTCTATCCACTTTTCGCCAAATCCAAATGCACGAAGGACGTTAACCAGATAGACCCAAGAGACCCTATCATAAGCCTTTGTTATATATAGTTTCAAAGTAACATTCCCCCCTATTCTTCCGTTCCATACCCATAAGCACCTCCTACACAAGTAGGA encodes the following:
- the LOC113769087 gene encoding uncharacterized protein LOC113769087 encodes the protein MVEAANGGFKLNTNGCSRGNPGRAGGGGVLRDDEGKLLLAFSTFFGSCTSIQAEAQTLLFGVNLCISHRYVRVQAEVDSLVLVVAPGVLIQNFEVSFIFHPFSPAFSIASEKVIKWLVVYQMLVATTCVTESTISLQISLLKPEGRLDWIESVSLPLENARSAVLLRVCLTMNALSMQLNDCRRGICLDCSVDFEGQFLREYIVN